Proteins encoded together in one Penaeus vannamei isolate JL-2024 chromosome 41, ASM4276789v1, whole genome shotgun sequence window:
- the LOC113816631 gene encoding relaxin receptor 1-like, whose amino-acid sequence MGVSSFENLLIRRELRVAVWLVATLTLIGNLTVLTGRLLTRDDNKLLSLFIRNLAVSDLLTGVYLVIVGVKDLQFRSVYHENAHSWMTSRGCAVTGVLAMTSAEVSVLVLAFMSVERLVCIGRPLRSPGLSLASARLILSALWVCGLALAILPRDDFLWAGTNQPIRGVHCEKNHRLCPVESRHQNKSQKFTMDPVMILNTCDFSIRPSKDEWVSISSNMWAKVHWIEAIGGQMPLKIAGFHE is encoded by the exons ATGG GTGTATCATCTTTCGAAAATCTCCTGATAAGGAGGGAGCTCCGTGTGGCAGTATGGCTTGTCGCAACTCTAACACTAATTGGCAACCTCACCGTGTTGACTGGTCGCTTACTAACAAGAGATGACAACAAGTTACTCTCGCTTTTCATTCGCAACTTGGCTG TCTCCGACCTCCTGACGGGCGTGTACCTCGTCATCGTGGGCGTGAAGGACCTGCAGTTCCGCTCTGTGTATCACGAAAACGCCCACTCCTGGATGACGTCGAGAGGGTGTGCTGTGACGGGCGTGCTGGCCATGACGTCAGCGGAG GTATCCGTCCTGGTGCTGGCCTTCATGTCGGTGGAAAGGCTGGTATGCATCGGCCGCCCACTTCGCTCGCCCGGACTCTCTCTGGCCTCCGCCCGCCTCATCCTCTCAGCCCTGTGGGTGTGCGGGCTGGCGCTGGCGATCCTACCGcgtga CGATTTTCTGTGGGCTGGAACCAACCAACCCATCCGTGGTGTTCACTGCGAAAAGAACCATCGGCTTTGTCCAGTTGAATCGCGGCATCAAAACAAATCGCAGAAATTCACTATGGATCCCGTAATG ATTCTCAACACGTGTGATTTCTCCATTCGTCCATCGAAGGATGAGTGGGTATCCATCTCATCGAACATGTGGGCGAAAGTCCACTGGATTGAGGCCATCGGCGGGCAAATGCCATTAAAAATCGCTGGATTTCACGAATAG